Genomic segment of Arachis stenosperma cultivar V10309 chromosome 4, arast.V10309.gnm1.PFL2, whole genome shotgun sequence:
GGTGGTAACATTTTTGACCAACTTGATGGTCAATTCTACCTCGCCGGACTCCACCCCGCGCAGCCTTAACCAAACATTCTGCGCAACCTCGCCATTTACGCAATTGATACTGCTTTCGCGGACGAGGCAGTTTTCGTTGTCAGGTATGACCTTCCTTAATGTTGTTTCACCTGATGAGACTCCTAAGATATCTCTTAATCTAGCTGCAGAGACCAATGGTTGAAGGTTGAGGAATGCATTTCCCATCTTGTCATCAGATTTCAAAAGATCTTTATCAAACACTTCCTATATAATCAAAAGAAAACAACACATAAatgacataataaataatgccttcaacTTAGAATCTGAAAATTTTCCACAAGAAAAATTAGCAATATATGGCAGAAATTTCAGCAGAATATATGCATCAACATGAGGAACTGATGTTTAAACCTTCAAGGAGGCATAGAAAGCAAGTCTAACAGAGGATCTGGTGGTCATTGGCATGTGATTTTAACATTGGCAAAGGTCAGAAGAAGACTAATCTAGTTTCGAGTATAACCAGACTTGCTCTTTCAACTGGTGTTCTTTTTGAACCTGGGTTTTCCTAGGGACCTTAGTGTACCATTATGCCAACACCGGTGTTCGTATTCAAATACAGGAACACACAACATACTAGGGGAGCTTCATTTAAATAGACCTTACAACAGTGTTTGTAAAAATGAATATCGATGCACCAGATGAGGTGAAAATCTATCAATGGAATCTGCTGATGCTGCACAACAGAATGCTTGCTTTAGCAATTCTTCACTTTTGTGACACTAAATGAATGGACCTGAATCACAAGGTTGTTAAAGATACAACATTTTTTAGGTATACTATTACCATTATGGAACATTTTCGTCTTTGCGACCTATGTAGACCCTATTACCAAGAATCTGACTAATCTAGCTAGAGGAGATGTGGCTGCCTATCACATTGGGTAACCAGCAAGCTTGCCAACTACTTAACCAACCTGGTGCTGGTTACCCTTCTGGATTATTATTTAGTTTTTCTATTCAAAATTAAGAATTTGGAAGAAAATATTGGGAAATTTGATATCTTGGATTCACCTACTTATATATTTCAAAAATCGGCATGAATATAAACCTTCATGGTTTGAACTGTTTACAAAGTCTTAAATCTCCAAATTCCTGCATCAGAAAAACTCACCAAATTCAGAACTCCCAAAGGTTCAGTGAGGGTGAAATTCAGCTCTTCATTCCAAACAGGATTCAAGCAGCTGTTAATGACTTTGGTCTTTGCTGTCTGGAACAAAGTTTAATTGAACATTGTTTCAAACACCTTTAGAGGTTACAAAATGCTGCACAATGTTGAAACAAGCCGAAATCGAAATCGAAATACGAAATCCTATTTACCTGATTGCCTAGTTTGAGGACAACATAAGGATCACTGCTCTTGAAATCCCGGATCACCAACTTCTTCCCTTGCACCACTATGATTTTGAGCTGCCCCAATTGTTCACCCATTAATGTTACTTCCTGTTAACAAGTTTAATTCACTAATCAGCCAAAGGTAGGTAAAGACTAGAGATCAGAATTCAAACACAAAATATGCAgataaataacaaagaaacataACCTCCCCCAccaaaaaaaatcttatttttcttttgaaccaaatgatgttcttcaatttttttaacaaaagaaATGTTTTTTCCCCCCAAAAGAATAACCAAGAAAGTAAACAAGACAATACAAGAATAAACCATGCATATTCT
This window contains:
- the LOC130973510 gene encoding protein C2-DOMAIN ABA-RELATED 11, with amino-acid sequence MGEQLGQLKIIVVQGKKLVIRDFKSSDPYVVLKLGNQTAKTKVINSCLNPVWNEELNFTLTEPLGVLNLEVFDKDLLKSDDKMGNAFLNLQPLVSAARLRDILGVSSGETTLRKVIPDNENCLVRESSINCVNGEVAQNVWLRLRGVESGEVELTIKLVKNVTTKT